In the genome of Flavobacterium panacagri, one region contains:
- a CDS encoding GPW/gp25 family protein codes for MDNVVHNETAFLGSGWAFPVSFSADNHQLNLSANETNINESINIILNTRKGERTLEANFGSGIQQFMFRKIDSALKGEIVETIKFALLRYEPRILVQDVKVTSTDTLNGKIEILITYVYSQTNTRHNYVFPFYLKEGTNLDKKK; via the coding sequence GTGGATAATGTCGTACATAATGAAACCGCTTTTTTAGGTTCAGGATGGGCCTTTCCTGTTTCCTTCTCTGCCGATAATCATCAGTTAAATTTATCTGCAAATGAAACAAACATTAATGAATCTATTAATATCATTCTAAACACCCGTAAAGGCGAACGTACTCTAGAAGCTAATTTTGGTTCTGGAATTCAACAATTTATGTTTAGAAAAATTGACAGTGCACTTAAAGGCGAAATTGTAGAAACGATCAAGTTTGCCTTACTGCGTTACGAACCCAGAATATTGGTGCAAGACGTTAAAGTCACATCTACTGATACTCTTAACGGGAAAATAGAAATACTGATTACTTATGTTTATTCGCAAACCAATACAAGACACAATTATGTATTCCCATTTTATTTAAAAGAAGGAACAAACTTAGACAAGAAAAAATGA
- a CDS encoding PAAR domain-containing protein, translated as MPPAARLTDFHQCPMVTPGLPPIPHVGGPIIGPGAPTVLIAGLPAARVGDMLVCVGPPDSIIKGSATVMICGMPAARIGDSTAHGGSIVLGAFNVMIGG; from the coding sequence ATGCCACCAGCAGCAAGACTTACAGACTTTCATCAATGTCCAATGGTTACTCCTGGTCTGCCACCAATACCTCATGTAGGCGGACCAATAATTGGCCCAGGAGCTCCAACTGTTTTAATAGCAGGATTACCAGCTGCCAGAGTTGGCGACATGCTGGTTTGTGTAGGCCCACCAGATTCTATTATAAAAGGATCGGCAACGGTTATGATTTGTGGTATGCCTGCCGCAAGAATTGGAGATTCAACTGCGCATGGTGGATCAATTGTTCTAGGAGCATTTAATGTCATGATCGGTGGATAA
- the vgrG gene encoding type VI secretion system tip protein VgrG — translation MSASTEIKSGGIATFAVKVNGTAIADELSVLSIHIEKKVNRIASAKITILDGEANTGKFDASSSSVFVPGASVSIEAGYDNNNTVLFSGLIMSQTIRIDNLVGSALEIECRDNAIQMIVGRKSLTFSKQKDSDIISSIIGTYSGLSADVTSTSTTWPEQVQYYTTDWDYILALAEANGLIITTLNGKISVFPPDKNTTSILTVTYGDNLLEFNAKLNALTQLGNVAANSWDFKTQSVVSGNAAPNVSGTGNLTTKKLSEVIGLPTYQLQTSAPLETADLTNWSKAQIIKSEYSKIMGEAKFQGTNLVDPGKYMTFAGLGDRFNGDYIIGGVVHDLSQGNWISEVTLGLSPFWFTEEPDVVAPPASGLVPGAKGLFNATVKKMYEDPDSQYRILVDVPLLDPNGQGIWARLTNFYSTNGAGAFFMPEVGDEVILGFINEDPRYPIILGSIYSSTNIKPFTGLDPNQKNSVKAIVSKSGISVKFDDENKIWTVATPNKNTIIISDKDKKITIQDENENSIVMSSSGIDLSSQKNINITANQKVSIKGNQGVDIQSSGGDISLKGLNIKENADMQYSAQGGQTAQVSGGMQLTLKGAMVMIN, via the coding sequence ATGAGCGCATCAACTGAAATAAAAAGTGGCGGAATCGCAACATTTGCAGTAAAAGTTAATGGAACTGCAATTGCCGATGAGCTAAGCGTGCTGTCTATTCATATTGAAAAGAAAGTAAATCGAATTGCATCTGCAAAAATTACAATTCTAGACGGAGAAGCCAACACAGGTAAGTTTGATGCCAGCTCCTCTTCTGTTTTTGTTCCTGGCGCATCAGTTAGCATTGAAGCAGGATATGACAATAATAATACTGTTCTTTTTTCGGGTTTAATCATGAGCCAGACTATTCGTATTGATAATTTGGTAGGTTCAGCTTTAGAAATTGAATGTCGAGATAATGCAATACAAATGATTGTGGGACGCAAAAGCCTTACCTTTTCTAAACAAAAAGACAGCGATATCATATCGTCTATAATAGGAACCTATTCAGGCTTAAGCGCAGATGTGACCTCAACAAGCACAACTTGGCCAGAGCAAGTACAATATTATACAACCGATTGGGATTATATACTGGCTCTTGCCGAAGCAAACGGATTAATCATAACAACTTTAAACGGGAAAATCTCTGTATTTCCTCCTGACAAAAATACGACTTCAATACTTACAGTAACGTATGGTGATAATCTTCTTGAGTTTAATGCCAAATTAAATGCTCTTACACAATTAGGAAACGTTGCGGCAAACAGCTGGGATTTTAAAACTCAAAGTGTTGTAAGTGGTAACGCTGCACCAAATGTTTCTGGAACTGGAAATTTAACTACAAAAAAACTATCTGAAGTGATCGGGCTTCCTACTTATCAATTACAGACTTCTGCTCCTTTAGAAACTGCCGATTTAACCAATTGGTCAAAAGCACAAATCATCAAAAGTGAATATTCTAAAATAATGGGAGAAGCCAAATTTCAAGGTACAAATTTAGTTGATCCTGGAAAATATATGACTTTTGCTGGTCTTGGAGATCGCTTTAATGGCGATTATATAATTGGCGGAGTTGTGCACGATTTGTCGCAGGGAAATTGGATTTCTGAAGTTACTCTTGGACTTTCTCCATTTTGGTTTACTGAAGAACCAGATGTTGTTGCACCACCCGCTTCTGGTCTAGTACCTGGAGCAAAAGGGCTCTTTAACGCAACGGTAAAAAAGATGTATGAAGATCCAGATTCTCAATACCGAATTTTAGTTGATGTTCCGCTATTAGATCCAAATGGTCAGGGAATCTGGGCAAGGCTGACTAATTTTTATTCAACAAACGGAGCTGGAGCTTTTTTTATGCCCGAAGTTGGAGACGAAGTCATCTTGGGTTTCATAAACGAAGATCCTCGCTATCCTATCATACTTGGAAGTATTTATAGCAGTACAAATATAAAACCCTTTACTGGTCTTGATCCAAATCAGAAGAATTCTGTAAAGGCTATTGTTTCTAAATCAGGAATCTCAGTAAAATTTGATGACGAAAACAAAATATGGACTGTTGCAACACCCAATAAAAATACCATCATAATTAGCGATAAAGACAAAAAAATTACGATTCAGGATGAGAACGAAAACAGCATTGTAATGTCAAGCAGCGGTATTGATTTATCAAGTCAGAAAAACATCAATATCACGGCTAATCAAAAAGTAAGCATTAAAGGAAATCAAGGCGTTGACATACAGTCAAGTGGCGGAGACATTTCATTAAAAGGCCTCAACATTAAAGAAAATGCAGACATGCAATATAGCGCTCAAGGCGGACAAACGGCACAAGTCTCCGGCGGAATGCAATTAACACTTAAAGGCGCAATGGTAATGATTAATTAA
- a CDS encoding DUF5908 family protein codes for MPIEIRELVIKTEIVTSNAKNSALTKERELSILRKQLLEECKRLIAEKNQENSYKR; via the coding sequence ATGCCAATCGAAATAAGAGAACTTGTTATCAAAACAGAAATCGTAACCTCAAATGCAAAAAATTCGGCTCTGACCAAAGAAAGAGAACTATCGATTTTGAGAAAACAGCTGCTGGAAGAATGTAAAAGATTAATCGCAGAAAAAAATCAGGAGAATAGTTATAAACGTTGA
- a CDS encoding phage tail protein, translating to MAVSNDYPVSFYFTLSFAGVDAAFKEVSGISKELSVEEIVCGGENRFKYRLPTISNSQNLVLKRAMVPAGSQLINWCANCIDQGLSNPIQPKNVILKLLNASGVVCMQWAFNNAYPVKYSVSDLNSQESNIAIESIELAYTYFDISKDTKFDKLFM from the coding sequence ATGGCGGTAAGTAACGATTATCCTGTCAGCTTTTATTTTACACTTTCATTTGCAGGTGTAGATGCGGCTTTCAAAGAGGTATCAGGAATTTCTAAAGAATTAAGTGTAGAAGAAATTGTTTGCGGGGGTGAAAATAGATTTAAATATCGCCTCCCAACCATTTCTAACAGTCAGAACTTAGTGCTTAAAAGAGCAATGGTACCCGCAGGATCTCAGTTGATCAATTGGTGTGCCAACTGCATCGACCAAGGATTATCAAACCCTATACAACCTAAAAATGTAATTTTAAAACTCCTCAATGCCTCTGGTGTAGTTTGTATGCAATGGGCTTTTAATAACGCCTATCCCGTAAAGTATTCGGTTTCCGACTTAAATTCTCAGGAAAGCAATATTGCGATAGAATCTATTGAGCTCGCTTACACCTATTTTGACATTTCTAAAGATACCAAATTTGATAAACTTTTTATGTAA
- a CDS encoding phage tail protein, whose translation MATDDGSVQGATWPMPKFRFEVDLGTELTKVAFQEVTGMDVENQIIEYRKSNSPLFSVEKMPGITKYGNVTMKRGIFVNDNTFWDWHQQVVMNTIKRRTVLIKLLDEKGDVTMQWTLNNAWPTKITSTDLKSDGNEVAVDTIEIAHEQLIIKNGGK comes from the coding sequence ATGGCAACAGATGACGGAAGCGTACAAGGCGCAACATGGCCCATGCCAAAGTTTAGATTCGAAGTAGATCTTGGAACAGAATTAACAAAAGTAGCTTTTCAGGAAGTTACTGGAATGGATGTTGAAAATCAAATTATAGAATACCGCAAAAGTAACAGTCCGCTTTTTTCTGTAGAAAAAATGCCTGGCATTACTAAATACGGAAATGTCACGATGAAGCGCGGCATCTTTGTAAATGACAATACTTTTTGGGATTGGCATCAGCAAGTCGTAATGAATACGATTAAAAGAAGAACCGTTCTAATAAAATTATTAGATGAAAAAGGCGACGTAACTATGCAATGGACTTTAAATAATGCCTGGCCAACCAAAATTACCAGCACGGATTTAAAATCTGATGGCAATGAAGTTGCTGTAGACACTATAGAAATCGCACACGAACAACTAATCATTAAAAATGGCGGTAAGTAA
- a CDS encoding phage tail sheath family protein — protein sequence MNLSTIQTPGVYIQELNAFPNSVVGVATAIPAFIGYTPQAAYEGKSYTNVPVKITSFADFQAFFCLPDPPAPASPSKQYNPEYYLVAEKSQPQKGDYMLIAGTYYSIVPDPNTVYYLYNNVRLFYENGGGDAYIVSVGSYGPQSQKPGTPGVPVVNPNVQLNDLTKGLSLLLNEQEPTMYICPEATLLSVENNGTLMQSMLLQATQMQTAMCLFDIIGGDAPDPILYTEDITNFRMNTGSVGLNYGMAYYPFIGTTIMQTSDIDYTNLFGGDLKQLEAILNPPSSPNPAVATIIANIQSPSSTLTVTQNHNALLIASQTYSLMIKHIVADANILPPSGAMAGVITTVDNAVGPWEAPANTSIVGAASLPISLSESQQANLNVDAVSGKSINAIRTFNGLGILIWGSRTLDGNSQDWRYIPVRRTMIFLEQSCKLAAQAYVFQPNDKNTWEAVISMISSFLSSIWKQGGLQGASASEAFSVACGLGSTMTADDLLNGHMNVTVKVAVVHPAEFIVLTFQQQMATSS from the coding sequence ATGAATTTATCTACCATTCAAACTCCTGGTGTTTACATTCAAGAATTAAATGCTTTTCCCAATTCTGTTGTTGGAGTTGCTACAGCAATACCAGCATTTATAGGGTACACACCACAAGCCGCATACGAAGGAAAATCGTATACGAATGTGCCAGTAAAAATCACATCTTTTGCTGATTTTCAGGCTTTCTTCTGTTTACCGGATCCACCTGCACCAGCAAGTCCGTCTAAACAATATAATCCTGAATACTATCTGGTAGCCGAAAAAAGTCAGCCTCAAAAGGGAGATTACATGCTGATTGCCGGAACTTATTATTCAATAGTTCCAGATCCTAATACGGTTTATTATTTATATAATAACGTAAGGCTTTTTTATGAAAATGGCGGTGGAGATGCCTATATTGTTTCTGTCGGAAGTTATGGTCCTCAGTCACAAAAGCCGGGAACACCTGGCGTTCCAGTGGTAAATCCAAATGTACAGCTCAATGATTTGACTAAAGGTCTTTCGTTATTGCTAAATGAACAAGAACCAACAATGTACATTTGTCCAGAAGCCACTTTATTAAGTGTAGAAAACAACGGAACTCTTATGCAGTCAATGCTTCTTCAGGCTACACAAATGCAGACAGCAATGTGCTTGTTTGACATTATTGGCGGTGATGCTCCCGATCCTATTTTGTATACAGAGGACATTACAAACTTCAGAATGAACACAGGCTCTGTTGGGTTAAACTACGGAATGGCTTATTATCCTTTTATAGGAACTACAATAATGCAAACTTCTGATATTGATTACACTAATTTATTTGGCGGAGATCTAAAACAGCTAGAAGCCATCCTTAATCCTCCAAGTTCTCCTAACCCAGCCGTTGCCACGATTATAGCAAACATTCAAAGTCCATCAAGTACTTTAACTGTTACACAAAATCACAACGCACTACTTATTGCGAGCCAGACTTACTCTCTAATGATCAAGCATATTGTTGCCGATGCTAATATTCTTCCTCCAAGCGGCGCTATGGCTGGAGTTATTACGACCGTAGACAATGCTGTTGGTCCGTGGGAAGCACCTGCAAACACTTCTATTGTAGGAGCAGCATCGTTACCGATTTCTCTTTCAGAAAGCCAGCAGGCCAATTTAAACGTTGATGCTGTTTCTGGGAAATCAATTAATGCGATTAGAACTTTTAACGGTTTAGGCATATTAATCTGGGGATCAAGAACACTTGATGGAAATAGTCAGGACTGGAGATATATCCCAGTGAGAAGAACAATGATATTCTTAGAACAGTCTTGTAAACTTGCAGCTCAGGCCTATGTTTTCCAGCCTAATGATAAAAACACTTGGGAAGCTGTAATCTCTATGATCAGTAGTTTTCTTAGTTCTATTTGGAAACAAGGAGGTTTGCAAGGAGCAAGTGCTTCAGAAGCTTTTTCTGTAGCCTGCGGATTGGGTTCGACAATGACTGCAGATGATCTTTTAAACGGTCACATGAATGTAACGGTAAAAGTTGCTGTTGTTCATCCTGCCGAATTTATCGTTCTGACATTTCAACAGCAAATGGCAACTTCTAGTTAA
- a CDS encoding Pvc16 family protein: MINQALQFTNKLLGQFLKHRFSLTEEKTSLNYLIEPNSALPKSNQNKVVLSLINIEKETNQPFYIRNQKLENGNYSNFNPTEKYNIDLLISSNFEDYIESLKFLDAVILFFQINNYIDASSSSSIPEGLTRLEFEYEKISYHQMHSLWTAMGAKYQPSIIYKMKLIKVQAHEIMEIIPSVKNTSNNIVK, encoded by the coding sequence ATGATAAATCAGGCACTTCAATTTACGAATAAATTATTAGGACAGTTTTTGAAACACCGTTTTAGCTTAACGGAAGAAAAAACTTCTTTGAATTATCTCATTGAACCCAATAGTGCGCTGCCAAAATCAAATCAGAACAAAGTCGTATTATCTCTTATCAATATTGAAAAAGAAACCAATCAGCCTTTTTACATCAGAAATCAAAAATTAGAGAATGGGAATTATTCTAATTTCAATCCAACAGAAAAATACAATATAGATTTACTCATTAGCAGCAATTTTGAAGATTACATAGAATCTTTAAAATTTCTGGATGCCGTAATTCTTTTCTTTCAAATTAATAATTACATTGATGCTTCTTCCTCCTCTTCTATTCCAGAGGGTTTGACGAGATTAGAATTTGAATACGAAAAGATCTCTTACCATCAGATGCATAGTTTGTGGACAGCAATGGGGGCAAAATATCAGCCTTCTATTATTTACAAAATGAAACTAATAAAAGTTCAAGCACACGAAATTATGGAAATCATTCCGTCTGTAAAAAATACCAGTAATAATATTGTCAAATGA
- a CDS encoding helix-turn-helix transcriptional regulator yields MLEKKSIVIGCDDITILTMILNAISIVSDYTFSTVSVSRGVDLKNTINSLSPDLVILGFKQNQLVLNDTYFPSNKRDTPILYLTQNYECESLCWSKQNIVFTYPFNQIKNTDFLIYRIRSIFLLKKTESKNKLTSSFVEVALQKNDPDKLSHYVMELDQKVEVLLKIKERISYLYPNVDDATRIELMSIVNSIKTVANDNKLWDDFKIYFEQSNPNFLLALAKKHPSLSSRDLKYCCYIKMNMSNNDITNLLGINQESVRTHKYRLKKKLTLKKEDDIISYLRTVS; encoded by the coding sequence ATGCTCGAAAAAAAATCTATAGTAATCGGATGTGATGATATCACAATATTGACTATGATATTAAACGCAATATCTATAGTATCTGACTATACATTTTCTACAGTTTCAGTTTCCAGAGGAGTTGATTTAAAAAATACTATAAATTCTTTAAGCCCTGATTTAGTAATATTAGGTTTTAAACAAAATCAGCTTGTTTTAAATGACACCTATTTTCCTTCTAACAAAAGGGATACTCCAATTTTATATTTGACTCAAAACTATGAATGTGAATCATTGTGCTGGTCAAAACAAAACATTGTATTCACCTATCCTTTTAATCAGATTAAGAATACTGATTTTTTAATTTATAGAATACGTTCTATCTTTCTTCTAAAAAAAACAGAATCTAAAAATAAACTTACATCATCATTTGTAGAAGTTGCTCTTCAAAAGAATGATCCCGATAAACTCAGCCATTATGTAATGGAACTTGATCAAAAAGTTGAGGTTCTCTTAAAAATTAAAGAGCGAATTTCTTATCTCTACCCCAACGTTGATGACGCAACAAGAATCGAATTGATGTCGATTGTAAATTCTATCAAAACAGTTGCCAACGATAATAAACTTTGGGATGATTTTAAAATCTATTTTGAACAATCAAATCCAAATTTTCTTCTGGCTCTTGCCAAAAAACATCCTTCGTTAAGCTCTAGAGATTTAAAATACTGCTGCTACATTAAAATGAATATGAGCAACAATGACATTACCAATCTTCTTGGCATCAATCAAGAAAGTGTTCGAACCCATAAGTATCGTCTAAAAAAGAAATTAACTCTTAAAAAGGAAGACGATATCATTTCATACCTAAGAACCGTTTCTTAA